AGTAGCGAGCGCATGCCGATACGGCGACGCGCCGTGGCGAGGGCCAGGGCGATCGCCTCCGAGTAGCGCCGGCTTTCAGTGGGTTCGCGCGCATAGGCCTTGACCGCCTGGGCCGCGTTGAGGGTTTCGTTGGCGACGGCCGCCGCATCCGCGATGCGATCCTGGCTGGAGCGTGACAGCTTCTGCACGCGACGACCGAACACCAGGATGGGCAGCATCACGGCAGGAATGACCAGGGCGGTGAGCCCGGCCAGACGTGGGCTGGTCCAGGCCATGGCCACGGCGGCGCCGATCAGCATGACCGCGCTGCGCAGCGCCACGGAAATGCCGGAGCCGATCAGGGTCTGCACCACCTCGGTGTCCGTACCCAGGCGCGAGGTGAGCTCGCCCACGCGCGTGCTTTCGAAGAAACCCACATCCAGGCCGATGACGTGGCGGTACAGGGAGCTGCGCAGTTCGGCCAGCGAACGCTCGCCCAGCAACGCGATGCAGTAGTAGCGGGCCGCCGTGGCGATGGCCAGCACGATGGCGACGCCGAACAGGCCCAGGAAGGTGCCGTTGATGGAGGCCAGGTTGGAGGCGAGGAAGCCGTGGTCGATGATGTGTCGCACGGCGACCGGCAAGGTGAGCGACGCACCGGAGGAGATGCCCAGGAACACCAGCCAGCCGATGGCCAGTGACTTGTGCGGCCGGAGGAACGGCCAGAGGTTGCGGAGCACGCCGACCTTCTTCGACTTTTCCCTGCGCTCGACGGTCATGCGTGGTCCATTCTTTGGGTCATCCGCCACCGGATGGGGCCGGGGGAGGGCGTATTCAACATGCGCGGGCGGCTCAGTCGACGCGCCTGGGCGCGATCCGGCCGCGCGAGAGGTCCACGATACGCGCCGCAAGCGCTTCCAGGCGGTCCACCGGCGCACTCACGACCAGGTCGGCACCGTCGGCGACGAAGGTTTCGTCCTCCACCGTTCCATCCATGTCGCGTATCCGTGCCGTCACCAGGGCCAGCTCGGCAAAGTCGCAGTGCAGGCCCAGCCGGCCGACCTGGACGATGGTCGTGCGCGGCGCCAGTCGCAGGCACTCGGCGGCGCTGCCGCCGTAGGCACGGGCGAGGCCACCCGCGCCCAGCTTGATGCCGCCGTACCAGCGCGTCACCAGCACGGCCACGCGGTCGCAGCCCTGGCCGTCGATCGCCTGCAGGATGGGGCGTCCGGCCGTGCCGCCGGGTTCGCCGTCGTCATGGAAGCGGTAGGCATCGCCCACCCGGTAGGCCCAGCAGTTGTGCGTGGCGTTCGGGTCACCGACCGTCCCGAACCAGGCGAGGGCATCCTCCGCCGACGCCACCGGCGCTGCCTGGGCGAGGAAACGGCTTTTCCTGATGTCTTCCTCGTGCCGCCACGGTGCGGCGAGGGTATCCAACGGCACACTCATGGGTGGAGATCGAGCAGGTCCTGTGGCAGGTCGTAACGGGGATGCCGGCGGCGAAGGTCGCGCAGCTGGCGCAACGCCTCGGCGCGTTCGCCGCGCCCGAGCAACCGGCGGATCTCGCCGACGGCATCGTCCGGTGGCAGCACGGGTGTCGCAGGATACCGCGCTTCATCCCGCCACGTGCCATCGACCGCCGGGGCCTTCCGGAGGTTAGAGCGGGTCGACGACGCCACAGGACCGGGCGATGCAGGCGTCGCGGCGGCGGATCCTGCGCTGGCGGGGGTGCGCGGCTCGATGGCACCGGGCGACCGTGACGGAAGGCGACCGGCGGGCGAGACGGCCAGGGGTGCTGACGTGCGGCCCTCGGGACGTAGCGCCAGCGGCCGGGTATCGCGCGCCTGCCACGCGATGGCCCATACCAGTGTCAGCACGAGCACGATGCCCGCTCCGACGATCCAGGGCCAGCGTCGCGACACGCGTCAGGCCCGCGAGGTTTCGGGACGCGGCTCGACGGCAGCGCCCACACGGTTGCGTCCGGCATCCTTGGCCCGGTAGAGGGCGCGATCCGCGGCATTGAGCAGGTCGAGCGGACCGCTGTTGGCGGTGGGATGCATGGCCGCCGCGCCGATCGTGATGGTCAGCACCCCGAACGGGCTGGTCGGGTGCAGGATCGCGTGGGCCTCCACCTGGGAGCGAAGATCCTCGGCGAGCGCCAGCGCGTCGTCCAGCCGCGTGCCGGGGGCCACCACCGCGAACTCCTCGCCGCCAAAGCGGGCGATGAAGTCGCTGGGACGCAGGCCGCGCGCCGTCAGCGCTTCCGCCAGGGCACGCAGGCAGTCGTCACCGGCGAGATGGCCGTATCGGTCGTTGTATTCCTTGAAGTAGTCGACGTCGATCATCAGCAGGGCGATGGGTTCGCGCTGGCCCGGACGGTGCCATTCGCGCAGCAGCCGTTCGTCCAGGGCGCGCCGGTTGGCCAGGCCGGTAAGGCTGTCGACGAACACCAGCCCCTGCAATTCCTCGCGGCTGCGCGAGAGCCGGAACTCTTCTTCCACCAGGTCCACCTGCGCCAGGGTGCCACGCAGGCCGATGCCGATGACCGCGGCGATCGCCCCGGCGATACCCAGCGAAGGATAGCCGGGAATGACCATGAGGCCGAAGCCCAGCACGCTCATGGCCAGGAACGTGGGGCTGGCGCTCTGCACGAAGCGCACAAGGTAGACCGGCGCGTGCCAGTGCCTTTGCGGCAGGCGCGCCGCCATCGTGACCATGAGGGCCAGGAAGGGGACGTCGAGCAGGACATCCCACAAGGATGTGCCGAAATCCGGGTTGCCGCCGAGCGCGACGAAATGGTTGTAGAAGAAGCCCGCCAGCGCGTAGGTGACGAAGAAGGCGGTGACCGAACGGAAGAAGGCGTGGTCGTCGGCGCGGTCGGTGGCCAGGAAGCGCAGCGATGCCGCCACCGCCAGGCACGCGTTCTCGAAGTCGAGCATGTAGGCCACGTCCACGGCCTGTTGCGGCCCCATGGCGCCCTGGAGCGACACGATCGAGAAGGTACGCACGTAGAACAGCACGCCCAGCAGGGCCGCCAGCACCAGGTCGATGCCCAGCGCCCAGTGCTTGCGCGCCGCCACCGGCGCGGACGAGACCGCCACCAGCACGGGCAGCACGTAAAGGATGTAGAAGAACATGCTGTCGCCGGGCGCCAGGTTGGCATTGTCCAGCGAGTAGTTCTGCCGCGCCGACAGCCCCATGCCGATGGCCCATAGCACCAGGCTGGCGGTCAGCAGCCACCAGCGGCGGTCGCCGGGCGTGCCCGAGCGTCGGAACGCGCGCACCGTGCCGGCCATGGCCAGCAGCGCCACGGCGAAAAAGAACACGTAGGACACGGCCATGCCGCGCGACGGCATCAGCGCAAGGCCGGCAACGTGTGCCGCGACGATGAGGCCCGCAGCGATGAGCGCTTTCATTGGCGTGCTTCTCCCGGCCTGCGACGCAGTAGTCGTATCGGCAGGCTCAAGGGAAGATTGAGCGCCAGCGGGCGGCTACGCCGCGCGAATGGCGCCCTTGGCGATGACCGGGCCCGTGGGCTGGCCCGTCGGCGAGCCGCCGGACGGTTCCAGCGACACGGCCAGGGCGGCCGTGGGGCCGAGTCGGTCGAGCAAGGATTTGTCCAGGTGGATGCGCTTGGGGTCGGAAGGCACGAAGACGCCTACCGATATGGGTTTGCCACCTTCGGGGATCAGCCAGAGCTCGGTGCTGCGATCGGCGGCGATGGCCTCGGGTGACGCGGGCACGAGCAGCAGTTCGCTACGCTCGATGTCCATGGTGGCTGTCCACCCGGCCACGCCACGGTCGGTGGAGATGGTGGCGACCATCAGCGTGGCCGGCGCCGGTGCCGTCGTCGCCACCGGCGCCGTGGTCGGCACGCCGGGACGGGTGAGGGTCAGCACCAGCAGACAGGCGGCCACGGCTGTGGCGCCCATGCCGAGCCAGCGCCACAGCGCCACGCTGTCCCAGGCGCGATCGGGCTTGCGCGCTGGCGCGGCGTCCAGGCCCAGGCGCCGGCGGATCGCGGCCCACACGTGGGCCGGCGGTGCCTCGTCGGCGATCTCCAGCGCAAGCGGCGTGAGATGTCGCTGCCAGAGGCCCACGGCGACGGCGGCCTCCGGGCTGGTTTCCATCTCCCTGGCGACCGCGGCGCGCGCGTCCGCATCCAGCAGGCCGAGTACGTACTCGGCATACCGCAGGTTGTCCTTGTCCGATTCGAAAGTACTGTTCATGGATTGAGGCAAGCCCTGAGCTGCAGGAGACCACGGCGGACCCAGCTTTTCATGGTGCCAAGGGGCACCTTTGCGCGTTCCGCCAGCTCGTTATACGTAGCGCCACCGAAAAAGGCTTCACGGATCGAGCGACGCTGTTGTTGTTCGAGCTCGGACAGGCAGGCGCGCAGGCGGCGGTACTCCTGGTCGCTTTCCGCGTCATGGGCGGGGCCGGGGCGATCGTCGACCAGGGCGTCGAAGTCGACGTCGTGCGCCTGGCGCAGGTCCGGGCGTTGGCGCAGGCGGTCGATCGCCTTGTTGCGGGCCACGGTCAGCAGCCAGGTGACCGCGCTGGCCAGGGCCGGATCGAAGCTCGCGGATCGCTTCCATACGGTGACGAAGGCTTCCTGGAGAACTTCCTCCGCTTCGTCGCGATCGTTCATCACGCGCAGGCAGACACCGAACAGGCGCGGGGAGGTACGGCGGTAGAGCTCGGCGAAGGCGCGTTCGTCCCCTTCGGCGGTACGTTGCAGCAATCGGTTCAGCTCGTCGCGCTCGGCGGGGCTGGTGGCAGGCATGCGTCGGGTTTCCTTGGTCGGACGGGGCCGGTCAACGGTGCACCACGATCTATAGCATGAACAGGGTGTCGGGGGCAGGGTAGCCGGGCATGTGCATCCATTCGCCTCATCATCCCGTATATATCGAAGACCCCACGGAGCCTCTATCGTCATGTCCATCGATGCCAACCGCAACGTCCCCCTGCCGCGTCGCAAGGCAGCGTGGCGCCGCTGGTTCGACACCTCGGTCGCCGATGCCGGCGACGATGCCCGTGCCGATCGCATCGACTGGCTGCGCGCCTCGCCGTTCGTCGTCATGCACCTGGCGTGCCTGGGGGCGATCTGGACCGGGGTGTCGACCGTGGCGGTGCTCGTCGCGGTGGCACTCTATGCCGTGCGGATGTTCGCGCTGACCGGTTTCTACCACCGCTATTTTTCACATCGCACGTTCCGCACCTCTCGGGCCGTGCAGTTCGTCTTCGCCCTGATCGGTGCCAGTTGTGTGCAGCGTGGCCCCTTGTGGTGGGCCGCGCATCACCGCAACCATCACCGGCATACGGATACGACACTGGACCCGCACTCGCCATCCGTGCATGGCTTCCTCTGGAGCCACGCCGGGTGGTTCCTGACGCCGCGCGGCTTCCGCACCGAGATCGAGCGCGTGCCCGATCTGGCCGTGTACCCGGAGCTGCGCTGGCTGGATCGCTTCGATACCGCCATTCCCGTCGTGCTGGCCATCGCCCTGTTCGGGCTGGGCAAGCTGCTCCAGCATGTGGCGCCGGGGCTGGGTACGGACGGCTGGCAGATGCTGGTGTGGGGGTTCTTCATCTCCACCACCGTGCTGTTCCACGCCACGGTGACCATCAATTCGCTGGCCCACCGGTACGGCAAGCGGCGTTTCGATACACGCGACGACAGCCGCAACAACGTGTGGCTGGCGCTCATCACGTTCGGCGAGGGCTGGCACAACAACCATCATTTCTTTCCGGGCACCGTCCGCCAGGGCTTTCGCTGGTGGGAGATCGACATGACCTACTACGGCCTGGTGCTGATGTCGTGGTTCGGGCTGGTGCACGACCTGAAGCCGATCCCCGCCTGGGTGTCCGTCAAGGCGAGGGGCTGAGCATGCGCATCGCCGTCGTCGGCTCGGGCATCGCCGGTCTCGCCTCCGCGTGGCGGCTGTCGAGGCACCACGACGTCACCCTTTTCGAAGCCAACGATTACCCCGGCGGGCACACGCACACCCACCGCGCGATCCAGGGCGGGCGGGAGTATGCCGTGGACACCGGTTTCATCGTGCACAACCGGGCGCACTATCCGCTGCTGTCCGCGTTTTTCGATGAACTGGGCGTGGCGACGAAGCCGACCACCATGAGCTTCTCGGTGCGCAGCGAGGCCAGCGGTCTGGAGTACAACGCCGCCACGCTGGATACGCTGTTCTGCCAGCGACGCAATCTGGTCTCGCCGCGCTTCCTGGGCATGCTGCGCGACCTGTTCCGTTTCTATCGCGAGGCACCGGCGCTGCTGGACATCGACGGGCAGGGGCCGTCACTGGGCGATTACCTCCAGGCCCATGGCTACGGCGCAGCCTTTCGCGACGAACACCTGGTGCCGATGGCCTGCGCGTTGTGGTCGTCGCCGTCGTCGTCGATCCTCGGCTTTCCGGCGAAGTACCTGGTTCGCTTCATGGCCAACCACCACATGTTGCGTGTCGCGGGCCGTCCCGAATGGCGCGTGGTGGAGGGTGGATCGCGCACCTACGTGGATGCGCTGCGCGCCCGCTGGAACGTCACCGAGCGGCTGAACACGCCGGTGGTGGGCGTGCGGCGTCACGCGGACTCCGTCGAGGTGGTGACGCACGGCGGCACCCACGCGTTCGACGAGCTGGTGCTGGCATGCCATAGCGACCAGGCGCTTGCCCTGCTGGGGGACGCCGATGGCGCCGAGCGATCGGTGCTGGGCGCCATGACCTACCAGCCCAACGAGACCGTGCTGCATACCGATGCCTCGCTGCTGCCACGCTCGCGCAAGGCGTGGGCCGCATGGAATGCCTTCATTCCGGCCCGCCCGGGCGCGGCCTGCACGGTCAGCTATTGCATGAACCTGCTGCAGGGCATCCAGGCGCCCGAACCGTTCGTCGTGACGCTTAACCGTACCGAGGCCATCGATCCGGCGCGCGTCCTGCGCCGCATGACCTACCACCATCCGGTGTACACGCATGCTTCGGTGGCGGCGCAGGCTCGCCGGAACGAGATCCAGGGCCGGCGGCGCACGTGGTTCGCCGGCGCCTACTGGGGCTGGGGATTCCACGAGGACGGCATGCGCAGCGCCGTCGAACTGGCGCACGACTTCGATGCCGTGGTCGCCCGTCGTGCCGAGGTCGTGGCGTGACCACGTCCCTTGCCAGTGCGGTATACGAGGGCGTGGTGACGCACCATCGCCATGCGCCGCATGAGCATGCGTTCCGTTATCGCATGGCCCAGCTGTTCCTGGACCTGGACGAAGTGGATCGGGTGTTCGCCGGTCGCTGGCTGTGGTCGACGAACCGGCGCAACGTGGCCGAGTTTCGTCGGTCGGACTACTACGGCGACCCGGCCACGTCGCTCGCCGACGCGGTACGCGACCGCGCCGGCGAGGTGACCGGCCGCCGGCCCGCCGGTCCCGTGCGCGTGCTGACCCACCTGCGTTATGCCGGCATCGTCTTCAATCCAGTCACCTTCTACTACTGCTATGCGGTTGACGGCACCACGCTGGAGTGCGTGGTCGCCGAGATCACCAATACGCCGTGGCGCGAGCGTCATACGTATGTGCTGCCGGTCACGGCATCCGATGGCCATGCCATCGATGCCGACTTCGACAAGGTCTTCCACGTCTCGCCGTTCATGCCGATGGACCGCACCTACCGCTGGCGCTTTACCGCGCCGGATGTGCGGTTGAGCGTCCACATGGATGTACTGCGGAATGGCGAGCGCGAATTCGACGCACACCTCTCCCTGCATCGCCGGACGCTTTGTGCCACCTCGCTGGCTCGCGTGCTCTGGCGCTACCCGCTGATGACCGCGCAGGTGGTCGGTGCCATCCACTACCAGGCCCTGCGCCTGTGGCTCAAGCGCAACCCCGTTCACGACCACCCGATGAAGCAAGGCTCACGATCATGAACCGCATCGCCCGCACGGAAGAATTCATCGCCGACTCGCGCAGCCACCGCTTCCTGCGGCGCATGCTGCTTTCTCGCATGGCCGGGCTGCGCCACGGTCGCCTCACCATCCTCGATGCGATGGGTGGCACCACACTGGGCGAGCTCGTCGACGGTGCGCCCGACGTCCGCCTGGACGTGAAGGACATGGCCTTCTACCGTGCCGTGGCCGCCAACGGCAGTGTCGGCGCCGGCGAAGCGTTCATGGATGGCCAGTGGACCTGCGACGACCTGGTCGGCCTGATCCGGTTGCTCGTGCGCAACCGCGACCGCCTCGACGGCATGGAAACCGGCCTGGCGCGCATGGGCGGCCTGGCGATGAAGGCCTGGCACGCGCTGCGCGCGAATACGCGCCTC
This DNA window, taken from Luteibacter sp. 9135, encodes the following:
- a CDS encoding DUF1365 domain-containing protein; the encoded protein is MTTSLASAVYEGVVTHHRHAPHEHAFRYRMAQLFLDLDEVDRVFAGRWLWSTNRRNVAEFRRSDYYGDPATSLADAVRDRAGEVTGRRPAGPVRVLTHLRYAGIVFNPVTFYYCYAVDGTTLECVVAEITNTPWRERHTYVLPVTASDGHAIDADFDKVFHVSPFMPMDRTYRWRFTAPDVRLSVHMDVLRNGEREFDAHLSLHRRTLCATSLARVLWRYPLMTAQVVGAIHYQALRLWLKRNPVHDHPMKQGSRS
- a CDS encoding anti-sigma factor; the encoded protein is MNSTFESDKDNLRYAEYVLGLLDADARAAVAREMETSPEAAVAVGLWQRHLTPLALEIADEAPPAHVWAAIRRRLGLDAAPARKPDRAWDSVALWRWLGMGATAVAACLLVLTLTRPGVPTTAPVATTAPAPATLMVATISTDRGVAGWTATMDIERSELLLVPASPEAIAADRSTELWLIPEGGKPISVGVFVPSDPKRIHLDKSLLDRLGPTAALAVSLEPSGGSPTGQPTGPVIAKGAIRAA
- a CDS encoding NAD(P)/FAD-dependent oxidoreductase, whose product is MRIAVVGSGIAGLASAWRLSRHHDVTLFEANDYPGGHTHTHRAIQGGREYAVDTGFIVHNRAHYPLLSAFFDELGVATKPTTMSFSVRSEASGLEYNAATLDTLFCQRRNLVSPRFLGMLRDLFRFYREAPALLDIDGQGPSLGDYLQAHGYGAAFRDEHLVPMACALWSSPSSSILGFPAKYLVRFMANHHMLRVAGRPEWRVVEGGSRTYVDALRARWNVTERLNTPVVGVRRHADSVEVVTHGGTHAFDELVLACHSDQALALLGDADGAERSVLGAMTYQPNETVLHTDASLLPRSRKAWAAWNAFIPARPGAACTVSYCMNLLQGIQAPEPFVVTLNRTEAIDPARVLRRMTYHHPVYTHASVAAQARRNEIQGRRRTWFAGAYWGWGFHEDGMRSAVELAHDFDAVVARRAEVVA
- a CDS encoding sigma-70 family RNA polymerase sigma factor, with protein sequence MPATSPAERDELNRLLQRTAEGDERAFAELYRRTSPRLFGVCLRVMNDRDEAEEVLQEAFVTVWKRSASFDPALASAVTWLLTVARNKAIDRLRQRPDLRQAHDVDFDALVDDRPGPAHDAESDQEYRRLRACLSELEQQQRRSIREAFFGGATYNELAERAKVPLGTMKSWVRRGLLQLRACLNP
- a CDS encoding IMPACT family protein — encoded protein: MSVPLDTLAAPWRHEEDIRKSRFLAQAAPVASAEDALAWFGTVGDPNATHNCWAYRVGDAYRFHDDGEPGGTAGRPILQAIDGQGCDRVAVLVTRWYGGIKLGAGGLARAYGGSAAECLRLAPRTTIVQVGRLGLHCDFAELALVTARIRDMDGTVEDETFVADGADLVVSAPVDRLEALAARIVDLSRGRIAPRRVD
- a CDS encoding GGDEF domain-containing protein, which produces MKALIAAGLIVAAHVAGLALMPSRGMAVSYVFFFAVALLAMAGTVRAFRRSGTPGDRRWWLLTASLVLWAIGMGLSARQNYSLDNANLAPGDSMFFYILYVLPVLVAVSSAPVAARKHWALGIDLVLAALLGVLFYVRTFSIVSLQGAMGPQQAVDVAYMLDFENACLAVAASLRFLATDRADDHAFFRSVTAFFVTYALAGFFYNHFVALGGNPDFGTSLWDVLLDVPFLALMVTMAARLPQRHWHAPVYLVRFVQSASPTFLAMSVLGFGLMVIPGYPSLGIAGAIAAVIGIGLRGTLAQVDLVEEEFRLSRSREELQGLVFVDSLTGLANRRALDERLLREWHRPGQREPIALLMIDVDYFKEYNDRYGHLAGDDCLRALAEALTARGLRPSDFIARFGGEEFAVVAPGTRLDDALALAEDLRSQVEAHAILHPTSPFGVLTITIGAAAMHPTANSGPLDLLNAADRALYRAKDAGRNRVGAAVEPRPETSRA
- a CDS encoding acyl-CoA desaturase, with amino-acid sequence MSIDANRNVPLPRRKAAWRRWFDTSVADAGDDARADRIDWLRASPFVVMHLACLGAIWTGVSTVAVLVAVALYAVRMFALTGFYHRYFSHRTFRTSRAVQFVFALIGASCVQRGPLWWAAHHRNHHRHTDTTLDPHSPSVHGFLWSHAGWFLTPRGFRTEIERVPDLAVYPELRWLDRFDTAIPVVLAIALFGLGKLLQHVAPGLGTDGWQMLVWGFFISTTVLFHATVTINSLAHRYGKRRFDTRDDSRNNVWLALITFGEGWHNNHHFFPGTVRQGFRWWEIDMTYYGLVLMSWFGLVHDLKPIPAWVSVKARG